From Oceanipulchritudo coccoides, the proteins below share one genomic window:
- a CDS encoding type II toxin-antitoxin system HicB family antitoxin, with protein MKAKFTAIVRREEDQYVAFSPELDIASQGSSQKEAVENLREAVTLFLETASPQEVQGRLSEESWITQFEADYAPA; from the coding sequence ATGAAAGCAAAGTTCACTGCCATCGTCCGTCGGGAAGAGGACCAGTATGTTGCCTTTTCCCCGGAACTGGACATCGCCAGTCAAGGCTCTTCCCAAAAGGAAGCCGTGGAAAATCTGCGCGAGGCGGTGACCCTTTTTCTTGAAACTGCTTCCCCTCAGGAGGTTCAGGGTCGGCTCTCCGAGGAATCCTGGATCACCCAGTTTGAGGCAGATTACGCCCCCGCGTAG
- a CDS encoding pseudouridine-5'-phosphate glycosidase has protein sequence MTSSLHIRPDIKEALREGRAVVALESTVITHGLPYPDNLETAMAMESAVRESGALPATIGIVDGRVTVGLTGEEIELLAKQAPGTVRKCSRRDFAIAIAAKEHAGTTVAGTMLVAYRAGIRVFATGGIGGVHRGHPYDVSADLEELGRTPVAVVCSGAKAILDLPLTIEYLETKGVPVIGLGTEAFPAFYYSDSGLGVDHCVADAQEAARIIKASLEFETGGGMLVTVPVPAAAELPREQCEEAIELALAEAEAKGIRGKDITPFMLARISELTEGKSRDANLALLINNASEAGRIAVQL, from the coding sequence ATGACCTCATCCTTACATATCCGGCCAGACATCAAGGAAGCCCTCCGTGAAGGTCGGGCCGTCGTTGCTCTAGAGTCGACTGTCATCACTCACGGGCTGCCCTATCCTGACAACCTTGAAACAGCCATGGCCATGGAATCCGCAGTGCGTGAATCCGGGGCCCTGCCAGCAACCATCGGGATCGTGGACGGCCGGGTCACGGTCGGGTTAACCGGGGAGGAAATTGAGCTCCTGGCAAAACAAGCTCCCGGGACCGTGCGCAAGTGCAGCCGGCGGGATTTTGCGATTGCCATAGCGGCCAAGGAGCATGCCGGGACGACCGTTGCGGGCACCATGCTCGTCGCATACCGGGCAGGGATCCGCGTATTCGCAACCGGTGGGATCGGCGGCGTCCATCGGGGTCATCCTTACGATGTGTCGGCTGACCTCGAGGAGCTGGGGCGGACACCGGTTGCCGTGGTCTGCTCCGGGGCAAAGGCCATTCTGGATCTTCCCCTGACCATTGAATACCTTGAGACCAAGGGTGTCCCTGTCATCGGATTGGGGACGGAGGCCTTTCCGGCTTTTTATTATTCCGACAGTGGATTGGGCGTCGATCATTGTGTCGCCGACGCGCAAGAGGCTGCTCGCATCATCAAGGCGTCGCTGGAATTTGAAACAGGAGGGGGAATGCTCGTCACGGTGCCTGTCCCCGCTGCTGCGGAATTGCCGCGTGAACAATGTGAGGAAGCCATCGAACTAGCGCTTGCTGAAGCCGAGGCCAAGGGCATCCGCGGGAAGGACATCACGCCCTTTATGCTGGCCCGCATCTCGGAGCTGACCGAGGGAAAATCCCGCGATGCGAATCTCGCCCTGCTGATCAACAATGCCTCGGAAGCGGGCCGGATCGCGGTGCAGCTTTAG
- a CDS encoding phosphoribosylformylglycinamidine synthase translates to MIRRVYVEKREEFRQEARALRDDICRDLRIEGLGAVRHLLRYDVEGISEEVWETSKQSLFSEPAIEVIFEKAPWEPDSTVFAVEYLPGQFDQRADSAQQCLKILADCDPVVRCAEVYILEGQLPDEEVARIKAYRINPVDSREAALERPETLRHPVPEPESVATLEGFRSGDSFFLNALHKELGLAMSLEDLAFCQQWFKEEAGRDPSLTEIKLLDTYWSDHCRHTTFLTEITSVEIESGPLSGGIESAWASYKAAREDVYGKDPSGRPVCLMDIALMGMKSLRKAGKLPELEVSEEVNAASIVVPVERDGATEEWLVMFKNETHNHPTEIEPFGGAATCLGGAIRDPLSGRSYVYQAMRVTGCADPRQEVSQTLPGKLPQKKITLEAAHGYSSYGNQIGLATGMVNEVYHPGYVAKRMEIGAVIAAAPRSQVVRGTPEPGDVIVLVGGSTGRDGIGGATGSSKEHTDTALENAAEVQKGDPPMERKLQRLFRDPEVSGMIKRCNDFGAGGVSVAIGELADGLEIDLDAVPLKYDGLDGTEIALSESQERMAVVLDPKDLQAFLDHSAAENLQAVKVADVTEEARLKMTWRGQTIVDISRKFLDTNGVRQQAAVKVTHPTGQNPLLLEEETIPLKTQWEERLSELNVCSQKGLVERFDSTIGAGSVLHPFGGAERITPTEAMAAKIPLLEGDTRMGTLMSFGFHPEVAAWSPFHGALYAVIESVSRLVATGGRLEDTYLTFQEYFEKLRNDPARWGKPFAALLGAWLVQKELGIAAIGGKDSMSGSFKDMDVPPTLVSFAVCPVEVSRVISPEFKGADHPVARVSIPNDGSGMPDWDVLKRNYESITNAIARGDVLSASVVREGGMAAAVSKMSFGNKIGMNFEGEVSRSELFGRDFGAILLELKPGVEASSLNGEYVGRTCSEPFITVNGESLSLDRLRKVWEAPLESVFPTHVEVEKKSVNLQMFEPHSIRGSKSRAARPRVLIPVFPGTNCEYDSARAFEAAGAEAEILVIRNRTHSEIEESLQALEKKIDQAQILMLSGGFSAGDEPGGSGKFIASVFRNERVAEATRRLYKERDGLILGICNGFQALVKLGLLPYGKIQPMAADHPSLTVNHLGRHVSCYVRTKVVSRLSPWLSECPLGQETLTPVSHGEGRFVGSSEVLASLFRNDQVATQYVDANGKPTLQLPDNPNGSMEAIEGITSPCGRIFGKMGHSERVGSYVGINIPGNKVQPIFASGVKYFSG, encoded by the coding sequence ATGATCAGGCGAGTTTACGTGGAAAAGCGGGAGGAATTCCGTCAAGAAGCCAGGGCCCTGCGCGACGACATCTGTCGCGACCTGAGAATAGAGGGGCTCGGCGCGGTCAGGCATCTCCTTCGCTACGATGTCGAGGGGATTTCTGAAGAGGTGTGGGAGACCAGCAAGCAATCGCTCTTCTCAGAGCCGGCAATCGAGGTCATTTTCGAAAAGGCTCCCTGGGAACCCGATTCGACGGTCTTCGCCGTGGAATACCTGCCGGGCCAATTTGACCAGCGCGCTGATTCCGCCCAGCAATGCCTGAAAATTCTGGCAGATTGCGATCCGGTGGTGCGCTGCGCCGAGGTATATATTCTCGAAGGCCAGCTCCCGGATGAGGAGGTTGCCCGCATCAAGGCCTACCGGATCAATCCGGTCGATTCCCGGGAGGCGGCGCTTGAGCGTCCGGAAACCTTGCGTCATCCTGTTCCTGAGCCGGAATCGGTGGCGACATTGGAGGGCTTCCGTTCGGGTGACAGCTTTTTCCTCAATGCCCTGCACAAGGAGCTCGGGCTGGCCATGTCACTGGAGGATCTGGCCTTCTGCCAGCAGTGGTTCAAGGAAGAGGCGGGGCGCGATCCCAGCCTGACCGAAATCAAGCTCCTCGACACCTACTGGTCGGATCATTGCCGCCACACAACTTTTCTCACGGAGATTACCTCAGTGGAAATCGAGTCCGGTCCCCTGAGCGGAGGCATTGAGTCGGCATGGGCAAGTTACAAGGCCGCCCGCGAGGACGTGTATGGGAAGGATCCTTCAGGTCGACCTGTCTGCCTGATGGATATCGCCCTGATGGGGATGAAATCACTCCGTAAGGCAGGAAAGCTGCCGGAGCTGGAAGTCTCGGAAGAAGTCAACGCAGCCAGTATTGTTGTTCCTGTTGAGCGCGATGGCGCGACGGAGGAATGGCTGGTCATGTTCAAGAACGAGACACACAACCACCCGACTGAGATCGAGCCTTTCGGTGGTGCGGCGACCTGCCTTGGCGGGGCCATCCGCGATCCCCTGTCGGGCCGGAGTTATGTTTACCAGGCAATGCGGGTGACCGGCTGTGCCGATCCACGTCAGGAAGTCTCTCAGACCCTGCCCGGGAAACTGCCGCAAAAGAAAATTACTTTGGAAGCGGCGCATGGCTATAGCAGCTACGGTAACCAGATCGGTCTGGCAACCGGGATGGTGAATGAAGTGTATCATCCGGGTTACGTGGCCAAGCGAATGGAAATCGGGGCGGTCATCGCAGCCGCCCCGCGCTCGCAGGTGGTCCGCGGGACCCCTGAGCCGGGAGATGTCATTGTCCTGGTGGGGGGCAGCACGGGCCGGGACGGCATTGGCGGGGCAACGGGATCCTCAAAGGAGCACACCGATACCGCCCTTGAGAATGCGGCGGAAGTCCAGAAGGGCGATCCGCCCATGGAGCGCAAGTTGCAGCGGCTCTTTCGTGATCCGGAGGTCAGCGGTATGATCAAGCGCTGCAATGACTTTGGCGCGGGAGGCGTTTCCGTCGCCATTGGCGAGCTGGCCGATGGGCTTGAAATTGATCTGGATGCTGTCCCGTTGAAATACGACGGGCTCGATGGAACAGAAATCGCCCTTTCCGAATCACAGGAGCGCATGGCCGTGGTGCTCGATCCGAAGGATCTTCAAGCATTTCTGGATCATTCCGCTGCTGAAAACCTGCAAGCGGTCAAGGTGGCTGATGTGACGGAAGAAGCCAGACTGAAGATGACCTGGCGGGGGCAGACTATCGTCGACATCTCGCGTAAGTTCCTAGATACCAACGGAGTGCGTCAGCAGGCGGCGGTTAAGGTCACCCATCCAACGGGCCAAAATCCCTTGCTCCTTGAGGAAGAAACGATCCCGCTGAAGACGCAGTGGGAGGAAAGGCTTTCCGAACTGAATGTCTGTTCGCAAAAGGGCCTCGTCGAGCGCTTTGACAGCACAATCGGGGCGGGCTCGGTCCTTCACCCGTTTGGCGGGGCTGAACGCATCACTCCGACTGAGGCCATGGCGGCCAAAATTCCTCTCCTTGAAGGTGACACACGGATGGGCACTCTTATGAGTTTCGGCTTCCATCCGGAAGTTGCTGCCTGGAGTCCCTTCCACGGGGCGCTTTATGCGGTTATCGAGTCGGTTTCGCGCCTGGTTGCAACAGGAGGTCGTCTTGAGGACACCTACCTGACCTTTCAGGAATACTTCGAAAAGCTTCGCAATGATCCAGCGCGCTGGGGCAAGCCGTTTGCCGCACTGCTTGGGGCATGGCTCGTCCAGAAGGAGCTGGGGATTGCCGCCATCGGCGGAAAGGATTCCATGTCCGGTTCATTCAAGGACATGGACGTGCCGCCAACGCTGGTCTCCTTTGCTGTCTGCCCGGTTGAAGTCTCCCGGGTCATATCGCCGGAGTTCAAGGGTGCGGACCATCCTGTTGCCCGGGTGAGTATCCCGAACGACGGTTCCGGGATGCCCGATTGGGATGTACTGAAACGTAACTACGAATCAATAACGAATGCCATTGCCCGCGGGGATGTCCTCTCGGCTTCGGTTGTCCGTGAAGGCGGCATGGCCGCGGCGGTGAGCAAGATGTCATTCGGCAACAAGATCGGGATGAATTTTGAAGGGGAAGTGAGCCGCTCCGAGCTCTTCGGGCGCGACTTTGGAGCAATCCTGCTTGAGCTGAAGCCTGGCGTGGAAGCCTCCTCCCTGAACGGGGAATATGTCGGAAGGACTTGTAGTGAACCTTTCATTACAGTGAATGGCGAATCACTTTCGCTTGATCGACTCCGCAAGGTCTGGGAAGCGCCCCTCGAGAGCGTTTTCCCGACACATGTGGAGGTGGAGAAGAAATCCGTCAATCTGCAGATGTTTGAGCCGCACAGTATCCGTGGCTCCAAATCCAGGGCCGCCCGGCCACGCGTCCTGATCCCGGTTTTCCCAGGGACAAACTGTGAATATGATTCTGCGCGGGCCTTCGAGGCCGCCGGGGCCGAGGCGGAAATCCTTGTTATCCGCAACCGGACGCATTCTGAGATCGAGGAAAGCCTGCAAGCCCTCGAAAAGAAGATCGACCAGGCCCAGATTCTCATGCTTTCCGGAGGGTTCAGTGCGGGCGACGAGCCCGGCGGGTCGGGCAAGTTCATTGCCTCGGTTTTCCGCAATGAGCGCGTCGCGGAGGCGACACGCCGCCTTTACAAGGAGCGGGACGGGCTGATTCTCGGAATTTGCAATGGATTTCAGGCGCTGGTGAAACTCGGGCTTTTGCCGTACGGCAAAATCCAACCCATGGCGGCGGACCATCCGAGCCTCACGGTGAACCATCTCGGGCGCCACGTTTCCTGCTACGTTCGCACAAAGGTCGTTTCGCGGCTATCGCCTTGGCTCTCGGAATGTCCGCTTGGTCAGGAGACCTTGACACCGGTTTCGCACGGCGAGGGGCGCTTTGTCGGCTCCTCGGAAGTCCTGGCCTCACTCTTCCGCAATGACCAGGTGGCGACACAGTATGTCGATGCAAATGGCAAACCGACCCTGCAGCTACCGGATAATCCAAACGGCTCCATGGAAGCCATTGAAGGCATCACCAGTCCCTGCGGCCGGATTTTTGGCAAGATGGGACACAGCGAGCGGGTGGGCTCTTACGTCGGGATCAACATTCCGGGAAACAAGGTGCAACCGATATTTGCCTCCGGGGTGAAGTACTTCAGCGGCTGA
- a CDS encoding type II toxin-antitoxin system HicA family toxin — translation MRQITPPRRRFSGAQICRLLELHGFIPVRQKGSHRIMRKTTPDGSRTIPIPLHKDLKPGTLASIIRQSGRGRFLASGQRKPGRPEGGEA, via the coding sequence TTGAGGCAGATTACGCCCCCGCGTAGGCGATTCTCCGGGGCACAAATTTGTAGACTTTTAGAACTGCACGGATTCATCCCCGTCCGGCAGAAAGGCAGTCACAGGATTATGCGCAAAACCACTCCAGATGGCTCACGGACAATCCCTATCCCATTGCACAAGGATTTAAAGCCCGGTACGTTGGCATCGATCATTCGCCAGAGCGGCCGAGGCCGCTTTCTGGCAAGCGGGCAGAGAAAGCCGGGAAGGCCTGAGGGTGGTGAAGCCTAG
- the typA gene encoding translational GTPase TypA, with protein sequence MNPKNIRNIAIIAHVDHGKTTLVDEMLKAGGLFRENQVVADRMMDSMDLEREKGITIKAKNTSVHWKDDLINIVDTPGHADFGAEVERVMKMVDGVLLLVDAHDGPQAQTRFVLMKALKHNLKPIVVINKVDREHANPVAVHDKVLELFLDLEATDEQFNAPFVYASAKNGWADFDLDGPRKDMSALFETIMKHIDPPVVEEGDFRMLVSNIDWNDYVGRVAIGRILSGEVKDGDRMQIIHKDGKRETAKITKLFEYSGMQTSDSHLGVAGNIIGVAGFEELDIGETIVAKSEQEPLTFMEIDPPTIQMEFAVNDGPFAGKDGKKVTSRQIRERLVREMKSNISIQMDEAADGARFMVSARGAMQIAVLVETMRREGFEVLVSRPQVITQEVDGKRCEPFENVWIDVPEDAVGGIMKNLAGRKGKMTGMHAHMGRTTIEANIPTRGLIGFESDLVNMTSGHGVMSHIFDAYKPWAGEIVSRQTGTLVSMEQGAATGYTLMALEERGKLFVAPGDEVYVGMIVGESPKRIDLPVNPTKGKQLTNVRASGSDKNIQLAPPIKHSLERALEYIESDEYVEATPKVLRMRKRILDPNLRKRAEKAGKA encoded by the coding sequence ATGAACCCGAAGAACATCCGTAATATCGCGATTATCGCGCACGTCGACCACGGCAAGACCACCCTTGTCGATGAAATGCTCAAGGCTGGTGGGCTTTTCCGTGAGAATCAGGTGGTCGCCGACCGCATGATGGACTCCATGGACCTCGAACGGGAGAAGGGGATCACCATCAAGGCGAAGAACACCTCCGTCCACTGGAAGGACGATTTGATCAACATCGTTGACACCCCCGGACACGCCGATTTTGGCGCTGAAGTGGAGCGTGTAATGAAAATGGTCGATGGCGTGTTGCTGCTGGTGGACGCACACGACGGCCCGCAGGCGCAAACCCGCTTTGTCCTGATGAAGGCCCTCAAGCACAACCTGAAACCGATCGTCGTGATCAACAAGGTGGACCGTGAGCATGCCAACCCGGTTGCGGTGCATGATAAGGTCCTCGAGCTGTTTCTTGACCTTGAGGCAACGGATGAGCAATTCAATGCCCCGTTTGTTTATGCCAGCGCAAAGAATGGCTGGGCAGATTTTGATCTGGATGGTCCGCGCAAGGACATGTCCGCGCTCTTCGAGACCATCATGAAGCACATTGATCCACCCGTGGTAGAGGAGGGTGACTTCCGGATGCTCGTCAGCAACATCGACTGGAATGACTATGTGGGTCGTGTTGCGATCGGGCGTATCCTGAGTGGGGAAGTCAAGGATGGTGACCGGATGCAGATCATTCACAAGGACGGCAAACGCGAGACGGCCAAGATTACCAAGCTCTTTGAATATTCCGGAATGCAGACCTCAGATTCCCATCTGGGCGTTGCCGGTAACATCATCGGCGTCGCCGGGTTTGAGGAATTGGATATCGGGGAGACGATTGTTGCCAAATCCGAACAGGAACCCCTGACCTTCATGGAGATCGACCCGCCGACAATCCAGATGGAATTTGCCGTCAACGACGGTCCCTTCGCTGGTAAGGATGGCAAGAAGGTCACTTCCCGGCAGATCCGCGAGCGCCTTGTCCGCGAGATGAAATCCAACATTTCCATCCAGATGGATGAGGCCGCTGATGGTGCCCGGTTCATGGTTTCCGCACGCGGAGCGATGCAGATTGCAGTTCTTGTCGAGACCATGCGCCGCGAGGGATTCGAGGTACTCGTTTCCCGTCCGCAGGTGATCACTCAGGAAGTGGATGGCAAGCGTTGCGAACCCTTTGAGAATGTCTGGATTGACGTGCCGGAAGACGCCGTCGGTGGCATCATGAAGAACCTTGCCGGGCGCAAGGGGAAGATGACTGGCATGCACGCCCACATGGGACGGACGACCATTGAAGCCAATATCCCTACCCGAGGCCTCATCGGCTTTGAGTCCGACCTCGTCAACATGACCAGCGGTCATGGGGTGATGAGCCATATTTTTGATGCCTACAAGCCCTGGGCGGGCGAGATTGTCAGTCGCCAGACCGGTACGCTTGTTTCCATGGAGCAGGGTGCCGCAACCGGTTATACGCTGATGGCCCTTGAGGAACGCGGTAAGCTCTTCGTGGCACCGGGTGACGAAGTCTATGTCGGTATGATTGTCGGCGAATCCCCGAAACGGATCGACCTCCCGGTCAACCCGACCAAGGGCAAGCAGCTGACGAATGTCCGCGCCTCAGGTAGCGACAAGAACATCCAGCTGGCTCCGCCGATCAAGCATTCCCTCGAGCGGGCGCTTGAATACATTGAATCCGACGAGTATGTCGAGGCGACCCCGAAGGTCCTCCGCATGCGCAAGCGGATCCTTGATCCAAACTTGCGCAAGCGGGCGGAAAAGGCCGGGAAGGCTTAA